The following are encoded together in the Thermosipho affectus genome:
- the rlmB gene encoding 23S rRNA (guanosine(2251)-2'-O)-methyltransferase RlmB translates to MKVYGRNVLKEILENDVSVKMVYFSNSKSRDLEKLIESVKQRNMPYTIANDKILERISNEKKHQGVVIDIGKFEYKDELIIEEITNPFIVILDQIQDPHNFGAIIRTSVATGVDAIVIPKNNSVKVTPAVVKVSVGTIFKTNIVQVTNLSRFIEKIKKLGVWVYGAAMEGKAYHKVDLKKPVALVLGNEGSGIRENVKNKCDDLISIPMKNKVESLNVSVSAGILLYEVFRKNEDINS, encoded by the coding sequence GTGAAAGTATATGGTAGAAATGTTCTAAAAGAAATATTGGAAAATGATGTATCTGTAAAAATGGTTTACTTTTCAAATTCAAAATCAAGAGATTTAGAAAAATTAATCGAAAGTGTCAAACAAAGAAACATGCCATATACAATAGCTAATGATAAAATACTAGAAAGGATTTCAAATGAAAAAAAACACCAAGGGGTTGTAATCGACATTGGGAAGTTTGAATATAAAGATGAATTAATAATCGAAGAAATAACCAACCCATTTATTGTTATTCTAGATCAAATACAAGATCCACATAATTTTGGTGCAATCATTAGGACTTCTGTTGCAACTGGTGTTGATGCAATAGTAATACCAAAAAACAACTCAGTAAAGGTAACACCAGCTGTTGTGAAAGTTTCTGTAGGAACAATATTTAAAACAAATATAGTTCAAGTAACAAACCTTTCAAGATTTATAGAAAAAATAAAAAAGTTAGGTGTATGGGTATATGGTGCTGCAATGGAAGGAAAAGCGTATCATAAAGTAGATCTAAAAAAACCCGTAGCTTTAGTATTGGGAAACGAAGGAAGTGGCATTAGAGAAAATGTAAAAAATAAATGCGACGATTTGATTTCAATTCCCATGAAAAATAAAGTAGAATCTTTAAATGTATCTGTAAGTGCTGGAATATTATTATACGAGGTGTTTA